The Natribaculum luteum genome contains the following window.
AGTTCCGCGTCGAGCAGTTCGTCGGCCTCCTCGAACCGACCGGAGAGCTCCTCGAGTTCGTCGGGTCGGTCGTACTGGTCGTACTCCATCGGCCCGAAGGCGGGGCTCTCTACGGCGTCCATCACGTCCTCGAAGAAGGCGTCCGGGGTCGTCGGCGCGTCAGCGTGGGTCTTGACGACCTCCTCGAGGCGGGTCGCCTGCGTCTCGGCGTGATCCTCGTCTTCGGGCGGCGACTGGACGGCAAAGCGGCCGCTCGCGTCCCGTTCGGGCATGAACGAGCCGATCTCGTCGTCGAGCTTTCTGGCGACCTGCGTGCCGACGCCACGGACCTCGAAGGGATTCTTGGCGTAGGTCTTCAGGAAGAAGACGCCGGCGCGGGGATGCGCGAGGTACATGTCTTCGCCGACGCCTCGCGATCGGTCGCCGGCGACTGCTCGCCAGTCGTCCGGATCGACGTCCCGTTCGACGACGTCCTCGAGTATATCCTGCCACTCGCGAATCCGCATACGTACTCCTTTCTCGGCGGGCGGAAAGAACGTATCGATCGCGACGAACTCGCAGACGTCGCGTTCGTACCGCGGCCACTCAATACGCTATTTCCAGTCCCACGACGACCGCGCTGCCGGAACGAAAAGCCTACGACGACTCGCTCGACAGGAACGGTAAGAACTGATTTCCAGATGTCTCGCCGACGTTTCGCCTCGTTCGTCGACCTCTTTCTCGCCACGCCGGCGAAGAGTGCGCTACTCTCGGTCTGTCCGCTCGCGCTGGCACTCGCACAGCTTCTCAACAGCTACGCGAACGGCTTCTCGCCGACTGTCGCCGTCGCGTTCGCCGCCACGATGGTCGCGTTCGCCGTCGTCGCCACCGGCCACCACGCCGCCGAGTATCGACTGCGACGACTCGAGGGGGGCAGTCGGCCGCCGAACTGACGACCGCTTCGATCGTCAGGACGTCCGCGCTTCTCGCTCGGTCGCGACCGTGCGCGCCTCGCGGGCCTCGTAGGCGTTGTAGCCTGCGAGGACAGCGATGAGCAGCCCCGAGACGGCGGTACTCCAGAAGAGCCCGCCGGCCATCGCGAGGATGGCGGCCGCGACGATCAGCCAGATGCCCAAAAGCGTCACGAGCGACGCGACGCCGACGGACAGCGGGACGTCGTTGTACAGCCGGTAGTAGTTGTAGCCGGCCGCGAGGAAGACGACTGCGCCGACCACGACGTTGTTCCACAGCGCAGCCTGCGGGACCTGATATATGAGCACGGAGATGGCGACCCACGCCCCGATCACGGAGACGATGCCGCTGACGATCGACGTCTTGCGCCGGCGCTCCTCGCTCGCGATCTGTGTCGACTCGTCTCGAGGGCTGCGCTCGGGCTCGGTTCTGGCCTCCGTTTCGGTCCCCGTGTGCGTCTCGGCGGTATCGGTGGTGTCGTGACTGTTCGAATCACTCATAGCACAGAGCGGTTCGCCTCGATTCACTAAAAGCGACGACGACCGTTACGGGGAATCAGTCGGCAGCGACTCGAGTAATTCAGTATTACCCGACACGGGTACCCAACCGCTATCGATCGCGACTGGCGAGATGCCGTGACCGATAGCGTTTTTCGGGTTCCACTCGAGTATCGAACCCGTGAACGTACGCGGAACCGTCGCCGACGAGGTCGAGGTGCGAACCGTTACGACGAGTTACGGCGAGAGCGACCTCGCCGAGGTCCCGGTGCGTCTCGCCGACGGCTCAGACGACGGCCCGGCGAGTGCCGACGAGGACGTGACGACGGTGACGTGCTGGGGGAAGTGGACCGAGTCGGCCACTCTCCTCGAGCCGGGGATGGACCTGCTGGTGACGAACGCCGAGGTCGACGAGTACCGCGGCGAGACCCAGTACGCGACGACCGGCGACTCCTACGTCGTCGTCGAGCCCGACTACCTCGTCAACGTCACCGACGTCAGAAACTGGGTCGAGTGTCCCCGGCTGTACTACCTGAACAAACTCTCGGGCGTCCCGCTGAACTACCCCGTCGTGAAAGGGACCCTCGTCCACGAGGTGTTCGGTGATCTGCTGCGAGGGCGAGATCTCGAGGCGGCGATCGACGAACGGATCGACGAGCGCGGGCTCGAACTCGGGCTGCTCGGCGAGTCTCCCGAGAGCGTCGCCGAGGACGTCAGGCAGAACGCCGCCGCGATCGAGGGCTGGCTCGAGCAGGGTCGACTCCCCGAGGCTGAGGACGGTTCGGCTCCCAACGTCGACCTGGAGGGGGCGTTCGCACCCGGAGCGAGCAACTGGCGGTCGGAGCAGATGCTCATCAGCGAGACGTTCGGGATCAAAGGCCGGGCCGACGCGGTCCGGCGCGGCGCGCCGGTCGAACTCAAGACCGGCAAGAACCTCCGCAAGGAACCCCGCTTCAAAGACAAGGTTCAGGCCGCCTGTTACGCCCTCCTGCTCGAGGAACACGGTGATCCCGTCGATACGGGGACGCTACTCTACACGAAAAACTCCGCGCTCGACCGCGACGAGGAGACCGGCGACCTCACCCCCGCAAAGGAGTTCTCGATGGGCGACGGACTGCTGAAGTACGTCCTCCGCCTGCGAAACGAGATCGCTGCGATGGAGTCGAAGGGGACGGTGCCGACCGGCCACGAGGCCGACGCGAAGTGCGAGTACTGCTTCGAACGTGACACCTGCATGGTCGTCTCGGGTCGACTCGACCAGGAGTCGAAAGCCGGCGCGATCGGCCAGTCGATCCCCGCGGACGAACTCGAGTACTTCGAGCGGTTCTACCGCGCCATCGAGGAGGAACGCCACGAGGTCCACCGCGAGTACGCCAAGCTCTGGGAGCAAGACGCCCAGGAGCGAGCCGACGACGACCGGGCACTGATCGACCTCGAGTTCCTCGGCAAGCGCGAACTCGAGGGCGGGCGCTGGGAGTTGCGCGCCAGACGGAAGACGGCGGCGACCTCCAAGCTTCGGGAGGGGGATCTGGTGCTGGCAAGCGACGGCCACCCGGTTCGAGGGGACGCCGAACTCGCCCGGATCGAGCGGCTCGAAAGAGAGATCGTCCTCACCGCCGACGAGCCGGTCGAGGTGACTCGCCTCGACGTCTACCCCTCCGAACTCACCACCGATCGGCTGCTGGTCGCGCTCCACGACGCGCTCCTCAAGGGCGACGACCGCCGCAAGGACGTGCTGTTCGGCCGCGCCGATCCCGAGTTCGAACCGATCGAGGAGACGTTTATCGACAACAACGACGCCCAGGACGAGGCCGTCCGAAAGGCCGTCGGCGCAGACGACGTCGCGCTGATCCACGGCCCGCCGGGGACGGGCAAGACCTACACCATCGCCCGCGCCGTCCGCGCGATGGTCGAGCGCGGCGAGCGCGTTCTGCTCTCTGCCTTTACGAATCGGGCTGTCGACAACGTCCTGGAGGCGCTGCTCGAGCAGGGATTCGACGACTTCGTCCGGATCGGCACCGAGAGCGGTGTCCGGGCGGACATGCAGCCCTACCGGCTCGAGCGAGCGGGCGACCCCGACGAGCGACTCGCCGAACTCGAGGGAGCGCAGGTGGTCGCGGCGACGACGGCGACCTGCGGTTCGCGGGTGATGAAAGAGCAGTCGTTCGACGTCGCACTCGTCGACGAGGCCGCACAGCTGACACAGCCGGGAACCTACGCCGCGATCAACCTGGCCGACCGGTTCGTCCTCGTCGGCGACCACGAGCAGTTGCCGCCGGTCGTCCGTGCCGAGAACGACCTCTCGGAGTCGCTGTTCGAACGGCTCGTCGACTGCCACCCCGAGGCGGGCGTCATGCTGGATCGCCAGTACCGGATGAACCAGCGCATCCAGGCGTTCGCCTCGAGGGAGTTCTACGACGGACAACTTCGGCCGGCCACGCCGACCGTCGCGGCTCGAACCCTCGACGACCTCGAGGGCGTCTCGCGGGACGCGCTCCCCGAGTACCTGCGAGATCCGGTTACCTTCGTCGACGTCCCCGGCGACGGCAGTCAGTATACAGACGCCGAGGAGGCCGAGACGGTCGCCGGCCTGATCGAGACCTACGAGGCCGCGGGGCTCGATCGCTCCGAAATCGGCGTCATCGCGCCCTTCCGCGCGCAGGTCTCGGAGATCGGCCGCCACGTCCCCGACGACGTCGCCGTCGACACCGTCGACCGGTTCCAGGGCTCGAGCGAGGAGGTCATCGTCGTCTCGTTCGTCGCCAGCGGCGACCTCGAGGGGCCGATCTTCGAGGACTACCGGCGGATCAACGTCGCGCTCACCCGGCCGAAGCGGGCGCTCGTGCTCGTCGGCGACGCGAGCGCGCTCGAGGGAGATTCCGTCTATCGGCGGATGCTCGAGTGGGCGCGGCGGTAGCAGGAGTAGTCGAGAGCCTCACGGGATTTATAGAAAGTACGAGGCGAAAACCCACGGCTTTACAGTAGTTCTCCGGGTCGCTCGTACGTCTATTCGAGAAGAGGTACGGCTTCGACCCAAAGCTCCTGAAACTGGCGTTCGAATTCGGCGACGATGTCGCTGTCGTTCACCGCGACTACGCCGATACGGTCTGCGGCCATCTGTGGATGCGGGATGTCAATCGTTGTTACTGTCTGGTCGATCACGTCAAAGGATACTGGAATCTCTGGAAGAACGTTGATTCGTACCTCTGCCGCGTGTTCCTCTGCCACTTCGAAGAGCGTCTCGGGGACCGTTTCAACAACTTGCTCGCTGACGAGCAACGCCACAGAGATATCCAGCGGTGCTCCATCAAAAAACGCATCAACCTCCTGTTTGAGTGTTTCCCACGGGGCAGACTCGTAAGGCGGCCCAACCGTGGCGTGAACTGAATCTGTTGCCGTCCGCATATGCTCTTGGAGAGCCGTTTGCATCTCCTCACTGCCGAGTGCTCCAAGCCAGACGCTCCCGTCAGCCGGCACCGTTGGAAGGAGATTCGAACGGACGGAGTTGGCTACTTCACGATACCGGGCCAATTCCTGCTGTAGTTCAACAGTGCGTTCAGCGAGAAGCCTGTCAACCACGGTATCGGGCTGTTCTGCGACGTATCGAGTTGGATCAGTCGCTTGCGTTCGAATGAGTTGCCGGGCTTCGAGGCTGTTGAGGACATCGTAAATACGGCCTTTGGGCACGCCACTGGCATCGGACACGTTAGTTGCTGTCGCTGCACCAGTCACCAGTAGCGTGCGATAGACCTTTTCTTCGTAGCTCGAGAGCCCAAGTTCGCCGAGGTCAGTCATCGGTGATTACTACTGCGTTTCTACAGTTAGAATGTACGTGAAAACCTCCTGTACTGATATTATGTGTCCGTTCTCCCTGGTGTTTTGAATCAGTAGGCGAGAAATGGCTCACAAGTGGCAGTTGGTTTCAGAATTATCATATCTGGCATAGCAGTAGCGGCAAACATGAATCCGTACGTGTTGCTCGCCGGCGCAATCATGTCCGAGCTTATCGGAACGACCGCCCTCAAACTCTCGGATGGCTTCTCAAACCCGATACCAAGTCTCGGTGTGGTTGTCGGATACGGGTTCGCTTTCTATCTGGTTTCGTTAACCTTGGAAGACCTACCAATTGGAGTTGTGTATGGGACGTGGGCTGCTCTTGGTATCGCCGGTGTCGCAGCCATCGGCGTCGTCGTCTTCGATGAAACTCTTGACCTGGCTGGTGCCGTCGGTATCCTCCTGATCCTCGTCGGCGTGTACTGTGTAAATATCCTCTCCGAGATGTCTGCTCACTAGACTCCTTAACACAGAAGCCGAGCGAGTCCGTGATGGGTTTACGACCTCCATCTCGCACGGTGTTTCTGCCAAAAGACGGATAAACAGAAATCGATATCGATCTCGACATCCCCTGGGTTGAACGATTGATATGGACCCCTGTAAGTCATCGCCGGATCGACCGCGATTCGTCCTGCGGTTGCGCCGGTAAATCGTTACAGCAGACCGTATGAGAAGTCCCGAACACTGAAGAACGAGAACCGTTGGACGGCTCCGTTAGAGCGATATCCTTTTTTCTTCCGGAGAACACCAACTCGAGGTGATGCGACTCGTCGACGAGAGCGCGGCGATCAGAGAGGCCTTCCCGGAAGCGTACGCCGACCTCGTGGTTTTCGTCACCGACCTCGGCGGAACGACGATTCTCATGTTCCTCCTCGCGACGGGCTACTGGCTGACGCGACGGCGGGAGACGGCGCTCGTGATCAGCTACGCGATCGCCGGCGTCGGACTGATCGTCGCGCTGAAGGCGGCACTCGGGATGCCACGCCCGCCCGAGGAGTACTTCCTCGTGGCGTCCGAGGGCGACGGCTACGGCTTCCCGAGCGGCCACGCCTTCGCCGCTACCGTCGTCTACGGCGGGCTGGTCTCGGCGTTCGGCCGCACGCGGGACCGGTGGGCCGTCGCAGGGGCGACGACCCTGATCGTCCTCGTTGCCCTGTCGCGGGTCGTCCTCGGCGTCCACTACCTCGGCGACGTGATCGCCGGGGTCGTCCTCGGCGTCGTCTTCCTGCTCGGGATGAACCGCGTCACGGGCGGGGATCCACGGCGCGGCTTCGCTGCCGCCCTCGCGCTGTCGCTCCCGGCGCTCGTCGTCGTCGGCGCGACCGAAGACACGCTGATCGCGCTCGGAGGCTCGATCGGCGGCCTGCTCGCCTCGAGTCGGATCGACGACCTGCCCGCCCTCCGCTCGCGACTCGAGGGCGCGGTCCTCTCGGTCGGCGGCGTGGCGTTCGTCGCCGCGGTGAAGGGACTCGAGGCCGTCGTCGCCGGACTGGCACCCGCACTCGTCGGCCTCTACGCGGTGTTGCTGGCCGGCATCTTGCTCGCGCCGGGGGCAGTCGATCGCCTCGCAGTCGGGCCACTCGAGGCGACCGAGTCGTAGCACCTACGCGGCGGACGCGCTGAAGGCACTCTCAGTTGGGTAAGTTCTATGTCACTTTTATCTCCGGCGGCGTCGTGTGACGCCCATGTTCGACCGCGTTCGCCAGCGCCGACCCAGTGTCCGGGTTGCCGTCTGGCTCGTCGTCGCCATCGCGCTCACGTCGATCGCGACCGGCGTCGTCGCCATCGTCACCGAACCCGCGCTCAGGGCGGCCGGCGTCTGGGGGACAGTCCAGTCGATCGTGGAGTTCAGCGGCACCGTCGTCGGCTTCGCCCTGCTGGTGACGGCCTGGGGAATGCGACGGGGCTACCGAGTCGCCTACGTCGCCGCCGTCGTCCTCGTCGCCCTCGAGGGCGTCCACGGCGTCGCCCAGTCGCGACTCCTGTCGATTCCGCTCGTGGTCCTCTCGATCGGCGGCCTCGTCGTCCTCGTGCTCACGAGTCGGCGATTCACCCGCTCGGTCTCGCTCGAGTCGACGCAACTCGGCGCGTTGCTCGCCACCGTCGGCGTCCTCTGTTACGGTACCGCGGGGTCGTACGCGCTCCGCGGCGAGTTCGACGGCGTCGAATCGATCGTCGACGCGGTGTACTTCACGTTCGTCACCGCCAGCACGGTCGGCTACGGCGACGTCCACGCCGCGGACGACGGTGCGCGGCTGTTCGCCATCTCGCTGGCCGTCCTCGGGCCGGCCACCGTCGCCGTCGCCGCCGGCAGCCTGGTCGGCCCCGAACTCGATGCCCGCCTCTCCCGAACCGGCCGACGGATGGCCGCCCGCGAACGCTCGAGGCGCGAGGAACGCGTCGTCGTCCTCGGTTACGACGGGGCCACGGACCCCGTCCTCGCGGAACTGATCGACCGCGCCCCGGTCGTCGTCGTGACCGACGACGAGACGCAGGCAACCCGACTCGAGAACGCCGACGTCGCGGTCCACCGCGGCGACCCGACCGACGAGGCGACGCTCCGGGATCTCGACCTCGCGGACGCCGCCGCGGTCGTCGCCGCGACGGGCGACGAGGCGCGAACGCTGTACGCCGTCGTCGCCGCCCGCGACGTCGAACCGGAGGCCTACGTCGTCGCGCTCGCAGCGGATGGCAACGTCGACGCGCTCGAGCGCGTCGGTGCCGACGTCGCCATCGATCCCTGGGAACTGCTCGGGACGGCGACCGTGGACGCGGCGCTCGGGGCGGACGACGAGTGAACACACGACGGCCCTCGAGTCCACCCACTCGAGCCTCGTCCTCCCCAGCCGTTTGCGGTGCTCGGCTCACGCGGTGAGCCTGCGCTCCTCACCCCTCGCACGGCGTCGTCGGGCCACCCTCGCGGTCGCTCGAGCGGCCCGACGGCGCGCGCCGCGTGATCAGTTCGTGGTCAGTTCGTGATCGAAAATCCACGCGGCCGGGAGCGCGTTCGCGCCGGCTTCGGCGCGA
Protein-coding sequences here:
- a CDS encoding TrmB family transcriptional regulator; protein product: MTDLGELGLSSYEEKVYRTLLVTGAATATNVSDASGVPKGRIYDVLNSLEARQLIRTQATDPTRYVAEQPDTVVDRLLAERTVELQQELARYREVANSVRSNLLPTVPADGSVWLGALGSEEMQTALQEHMRTATDSVHATVGPPYESAPWETLKQEVDAFFDGAPLDISVALLVSEQVVETVPETLFEVAEEHAAEVRINVLPEIPVSFDVIDQTVTTIDIPHPQMAADRIGVVAVNDSDIVAEFERQFQELWVEAVPLLE
- a CDS encoding DMT family transporter; translation: MNPYVLLAGAIMSELIGTTALKLSDGFSNPIPSLGVVVGYGFAFYLVSLTLEDLPIGVVYGTWAALGIAGVAAIGVVVFDETLDLAGAVGILLILVGVYCVNILSEMSAH
- a CDS encoding NAD-binding protein; this encodes MFDRVRQRRPSVRVAVWLVVAIALTSIATGVVAIVTEPALRAAGVWGTVQSIVEFSGTVVGFALLVTAWGMRRGYRVAYVAAVVLVALEGVHGVAQSRLLSIPLVVLSIGGLVVLVLTSRRFTRSVSLESTQLGALLATVGVLCYGTAGSYALRGEFDGVESIVDAVYFTFVTASTVGYGDVHAADDGARLFAISLAVLGPATVAVAAGSLVGPELDARLSRTGRRMAARERSRREERVVVLGYDGATDPVLAELIDRAPVVVVTDDETQATRLENADVAVHRGDPTDEATLRDLDLADAAAVVAATGDEARTLYAVVAARDVEPEAYVVALAADGNVDALERVGADVAIDPWELLGTATVDAALGADDE
- a CDS encoding AAA domain-containing protein, whose protein sequence is MNVRGTVADEVEVRTVTTSYGESDLAEVPVRLADGSDDGPASADEDVTTVTCWGKWTESATLLEPGMDLLVTNAEVDEYRGETQYATTGDSYVVVEPDYLVNVTDVRNWVECPRLYYLNKLSGVPLNYPVVKGTLVHEVFGDLLRGRDLEAAIDERIDERGLELGLLGESPESVAEDVRQNAAAIEGWLEQGRLPEAEDGSAPNVDLEGAFAPGASNWRSEQMLISETFGIKGRADAVRRGAPVELKTGKNLRKEPRFKDKVQAACYALLLEEHGDPVDTGTLLYTKNSALDRDEETGDLTPAKEFSMGDGLLKYVLRLRNEIAAMESKGTVPTGHEADAKCEYCFERDTCMVVSGRLDQESKAGAIGQSIPADELEYFERFYRAIEEERHEVHREYAKLWEQDAQERADDDRALIDLEFLGKRELEGGRWELRARRKTAATSKLREGDLVLASDGHPVRGDAELARIERLEREIVLTADEPVEVTRLDVYPSELTTDRLLVALHDALLKGDDRRKDVLFGRADPEFEPIEETFIDNNDAQDEAVRKAVGADDVALIHGPPGTGKTYTIARAVRAMVERGERVLLSAFTNRAVDNVLEALLEQGFDDFVRIGTESGVRADMQPYRLERAGDPDERLAELEGAQVVAATTATCGSRVMKEQSFDVALVDEAAQLTQPGTYAAINLADRFVLVGDHEQLPPVVRAENDLSESLFERLVDCHPEAGVMLDRQYRMNQRIQAFASREFYDGQLRPATPTVAARTLDDLEGVSRDALPEYLRDPVTFVDVPGDGSQYTDAEEAETVAGLIETYEAAGLDRSEIGVIAPFRAQVSEIGRHVPDDVAVDTVDRFQGSSEEVIVVSFVASGDLEGPIFEDYRRINVALTRPKRALVLVGDASALEGDSVYRRMLEWARR
- a CDS encoding phosphatase PAP2 family protein — encoded protein: MRLVDESAAIREAFPEAYADLVVFVTDLGGTTILMFLLATGYWLTRRRETALVISYAIAGVGLIVALKAALGMPRPPEEYFLVASEGDGYGFPSGHAFAATVVYGGLVSAFGRTRDRWAVAGATTLIVLVALSRVVLGVHYLGDVIAGVVLGVVFLLGMNRVTGGDPRRGFAAALALSLPALVVVGATEDTLIALGGSIGGLLASSRIDDLPALRSRLEGAVLSVGGVAFVAAVKGLEAVVAGLAPALVGLYAVLLAGILLAPGAVDRLAVGPLEATES
- a CDS encoding SPW repeat domain-containing protein, with the translated sequence MSDSNSHDTTDTAETHTGTETEARTEPERSPRDESTQIASEERRRKTSIVSGIVSVIGAWVAISVLIYQVPQAALWNNVVVGAVVFLAAGYNYYRLYNDVPLSVGVASLVTLLGIWLIVAAAILAMAGGLFWSTAVSGLLIAVLAGYNAYEAREARTVATEREARTS